One Ricinus communis isolate WT05 ecotype wild-type chromosome 2, ASM1957865v1, whole genome shotgun sequence DNA segment encodes these proteins:
- the LOC8288075 gene encoding LOW QUALITY PROTEIN: protein ZW2 (The sequence of the model RefSeq protein was modified relative to this genomic sequence to represent the inferred CDS: deleted 1 base in 1 codon): MPGASENFETFFNSWLNRHETLLQQLLNSIAPGNVRKTEQHKHLIAQLLSHYKCYYEEKSNAAREDVFLFMNPPWLSSFERTLLWLGGFKPLVMFRLINNSVTDLTPEQSERIEQVRFETRIEERALTETMASVQESLASPLILNLSRRFRQMIDGEVSEMEAALEGLKTAMFALSENADALRRSTAVNLLEVLSPAQAVRFLATALKFQLQVMRQG; encoded by the exons ATGCCAGGTGCAAGTGAGAACTTTGAGACATTCTTTAACAGCTGGCTCAATCGCCATGAAACTCTACTACAACAACTGCTCAACTCAATTGCACCTGGTAATGTTAGAAAA ACAGAGCAACACAAACACTTGATCGCCCAACTGTTGTCTCACTACAAATGCTACTACGAAGAAAAGTCCAATGCTGCTAGAGAAGATGTGTTTCTTTTCATGAATCCACCGTGGCTCAGTTCTTTCGAAAGAACTTTGCTTTGGCTAGGAGGATTCAAGCCATTAGTTATGTTTAGGTTAATTAACAACTCTGTGACGGACTTAACACCTGAACAGAGCGAAAGAATTGAGCAAGTCAGATTCGAGACAAGGATAGAAGAGAGAGCATTGACAGAAACAATGGCAAGCGTTCAAGAAAGCTTGGCGTCGCCGCTTATTTTGAACTTGTCAAGGCGGTTTAGGCAGATGATCGACGGGGAAGTGTCGGAAATGGAGGCAGCCTTGGAAGGGTTGAAGACTGCAATGTTTGCACTGTCGGAGAATGCTGATGCGCTTAGAAGATCGACTGCAGTGAATTTGTTGGAAGTCTTGAGTCCAGCGCAGGCAGTTAGGTTTTTAGCGACAGCACTTAAGTTTCAGTTACAGGTGATGAGACAAGGATGA
- the LOC8288074 gene encoding sucrose transport protein SUC4 (The RefSeq protein has 1 substitution compared to this genomic sequence): MPIPHAEQSRARAARTSATAAARPPAAVVKRVSLRKLLRVTSIAGGIQFGWALQLSLLTPYVQELGIPHAWASIIWLCGPLSGLVVQPLVGHMSDRCTSRFGRRRPFIFVGAGLICCSVLIIGHSADIGWLLGDRGETRPRAIAVFIIGFWILDVANNMTQGPCRALLADLTGKDHRRTRVANAYFSLFMAVGNVLGYATGSFSNWFKVFPFTVTSACNIDCANLKSAFYLDIVFMVITTYMSITATKESPIGLSDRSSLITEEISEQSGHAQEAFLWELLGTFRYFPWPVWTILLVTALNWIGWFPFLLFDTDWMGREIYGGAPNDGHNYNSGVRMGAFALMVNSVILGLTSVLMEKLCRKWGAGFMWGISNILMALCFLAMLITSYIANHIGYLGHDLPPSGIVIAAIIIFAVLGFPLAITYSVPYALISSRIEPLGLGQGLSMGVLNLAIVIPQVIVSLGSGPWDQLFGGGNSPAFVVGALAAFAAGVIAILGIPRSGAPKPRVLP; the protein is encoded by the exons ATGCCAATCCCACATGCGGAGCAAAGTCGAGCCAGGGCGGCTCGAACATCAGCGACAGCGGCGGCTCGGCCACCTGCCGCGGTAGTCAAAAGAGTTTCTCTGCGGAAGCTACTACGCGTGACGTCGATCGCCGGTGGAATACAATTCGGATGGGCTTTACAACTCTCTCTCTTAACACCGTACGTTCAAGAGCTTGGAATTCCACACGCGTGGGCCAGTATCATATGGCTATGTGGACCATTATCGGGTTTGGTAGTGCAGCCTTTAGTGGGCCATATGAGTGATCGTTGCACTAGTAGGTTTGGTCGCCGTCGACCGTTTATTTTTGTCGGAGCTGGATTGATTTGTTGTTCGGTTTTAATCATCGGTCACTCCGCCGACATCGGATGGTTGCTTGGTGACAGAGGTGAAACTAGACCAAGAGCTATTGCAGTTTTTATTATCGGGTTCTGGATTCTTGACGTTGCTAATAATATGACTCAAGGTCCTTGTAGAGCTCTTCTCGCTGATCTTACTG GAAAGGATCATCGCAGGACTCGGGTGGCAAATGCTTATTTCTCACTATTCATGGCAGTTGGTAATGTTCTTGGGTATGCCACTGGATCATTCAGTAATTGGTTCAAGGTTTTCCCATTTACTGTTACTTCTGCATGCAACATTGACTGTGCCAATCTGAAGTCTGCTTTCTATCTTGACATTGTTTTTATGGTAATTACCACATATATGAGCATCACAGCAACTAAAGAATCGCCAATAGGTTTGTCCGACCGATCCCCTCTCATTACTGAAGAAATCTCAGAACAGTCAGGCCATGCACAAGAGGCTTTCCTCTGGGAACTGCTTGGGACGTTTAGATATTTCCCATGGCCAGTGTGGACAATATTGTTAGTTACTGCTTTAAATTGGATTGGCTGGTTTCCATTTCTTCTCTTTGACACTGATTGGATGGGCCGAGAAATCTACGGTGGCGCACCAAATGATGGACATAATTATAATAGTGGAGTTAGAATGGGGGCATTTGCTCTTATGGTTAATTCAGTTATTCTTGGATTAACATCTGTGCTCATGGAAAAGCTCTGCAGGAAGTGGGGAGCTGGTTTCATGTGGGGAATTTCAAACATCCTTATGGCTCTTTGCTTTCTTGCAATGCTTATAACCTCCTACATCGCAAACCATATTGGCTACTTAGGTCATGATCTACCACCAAGTGGCATTGTAATTGCcgcaataattatttttgcagTTCTTGGTTTTCCATTGgcg ATCACTTACAGTGTTCCATATGCCTTGATTTCTTCACGCATTGAGCCACTGGGACTAGGTCAAG GCTTATCAATGGGTGTTTTAAATTTGGCTATTGTTATCCCACAG GTGATTGTGTCCCTTGGAAGTGGACCGTGGGATCAGCTATTTGGAGGTGGAAACTCACCAGCCTTTGTAGTTGGTGCACTAGCAGCCTTTGCTGCTGGAGTCATTGCTATCTTGGGTATTCCTCGGTCTGGTGCCCCGAAGCCCAGGGTGCTCCCTTGA
- the LOC8288074 gene encoding sucrose transport protein SUC4 isoform X1, with translation MPIPHAEQSRARAARTSATAAARPPAAVVKRVSLRKLLRVTSIAGGIQFGWALQLSLLTPYVQELGIPHAWASIIWLCGPLSGLVVQPLVGHMSDRCTSRFGRRRPFIFVGAGLICCSVLIIGHSADIGWLLGDRGETRPRAIAVFIIGFWILDVANNMTQGPCRALLADLTGKDHRRTRVANAYFSLFMAVGNVLGYATGSFSNWFKVFPFTVTSACNIDCANLKSAFYLDIVFMVITTYMSITATKESPIGLSDRSPLITEEISEQSGHAQEAFLWELLGTFRYFPWPVWTILLVTALNWIGWFPFLLFDTDWMGREIYGGAPNDGHNYNSGVRMGAFALMVNSVILGLTSVLMEKLCRKWGAGFMWGISNILMALCFLAMLITSYIANHIGYLGHDLPPSGIVIAAIIIFAVLGFPLAITYSVPYALISSRIEPLGLGQGLSMGVLNLAIVIPQVIVSLGSGPWDQLFGGGNSPAFVVGALAAFAAGVIAILGIPRSGAPKPRVLP, from the exons ATGCCAATCCCACATGCGGAGCAAAGTCGAGCCAGGGCGGCTCGAACATCAGCGACAGCGGCGGCTCGGCCACCTGCCGCGGTAGTCAAAAGAGTTTCTCTGCGGAAGCTACTACGCGTGACGTCGATCGCCGGTGGAATACAATTCGGATGGGCTTTACAACTCTCTCTCTTAACACCGTACGTTCAAGAGCTTGGAATTCCACACGCGTGGGCCAGTATCATATGGCTATGTGGACCATTATCGGGTTTGGTAGTGCAGCCTTTAGTGGGCCATATGAGTGATCGTTGCACTAGTAGGTTTGGTCGCCGTCGACCGTTTATTTTTGTCGGAGCTGGATTGATTTGTTGTTCGGTTTTAATCATCGGTCACTCCGCCGACATCGGATGGTTGCTTGGTGACAGAGGTGAAACTAGACCAAGAGCTATTGCAGTTTTTATTATCGGGTTCTGGATTCTTGACGTTGCTAATAATATGACTCAAGGTCCTTGTAGAGCTCTTCTCGCTGATCTTACTG GAAAGGATCATCGCAGGACTCGGGTGGCAAATGCTTATTTCTCACTATTCATGGCAGTTGGTAATGTTCTTGGGTATGCCACTGGATCATTCAGTAATTGGTTCAAGGTTTTCCCATTTACTGTTACTTCTGCATGCAACATTGACTGTGCCAATCTGAAGTCTGCTTTCTATCTTGACATTGTTTTTATGGTAATTACCACATATATGAGCATCACAGCAACTAAAGAATCGCCAATAGGTTTGTCCGACCGATCCCCTCTCATTACTGAAGAAATCTCAGAACAGTCAGGCCATGCACAAGAGGCTTTCCTCTGGGAACTGCTTGGGACGTTTAGATATTTCCCATGGCCAGTGTGGACAATATTGTTAGTTACTGCTTTAAATTGGATTGGCTGGTTTCCATTTCTTCTCTTTGACACTGATTGGATGGGCCGAGAAATCTACGGTGGCGCACCAAATGATGGACATAATTATAATAGTGGAGTTAGAATGGGGGCATTTGCTCTTATGGTTAATTCAGTTATTCTTGGATTAACATCTGTGCTCATGGAAAAGCTCTGCAGGAAGTGGGGAGCTGGTTTCATGTGGGGAATTTCAAACATCCTTATGGCTCTTTGCTTTCTTGCAATGCTTATAACCTCCTACATCGCAAACCATATTGGCTACTTAGGTCATGATCTACCACCAAGTGGCATTGTAATTGCcgcaataattatttttgcagTTCTTGGTTTTCCATTGgcg ATCACTTACAGTGTTCCATATGCCTTGATTTCTTCACGCATTGAGCCACTGGGACTAGGTCAAG GCTTATCAATGGGTGTTTTAAATTTGGCTATTGTTATCCCACAG GTGATTGTGTCCCTTGGAAGTGGACCGTGGGATCAGCTATTTGGAGGTGGAAACTCACCAGCCTTTGTAGTTGGTGCACTAGCAGCCTTTGCTGCTGGAGTCATTGCTATCTTGGGTATTCCTCGGTCTGGTGCCCCGAAGCCCAGGGTGCTCCCTTGA